In Lactococcus protaetiae, the genomic window AAAGTTCAAGCAGAGATGGATGCATTAAATAGCTGGCGGGTTGAAGCTGATGTAAAAATGGTCCTTTCGAAGCTCAATTTGCCTGAGCCGACAAGTCGGATTGGAACGCTTTCAGGAGGTCAGAAACGTCGAGTACAGTTGGCACAGGCGTTAGTCAATGCGTCTGATTTGTTGCTTTTGGATGAGCCGACGAACCATTTAGATGTTGAGACGATTGCTTGGTTGCAAAATTATTTAAAAAATGCGAAGCGTACTGTGCTGTTTGTGACGCATGACCGCTACTTTTTGGATAATGTCGCAACTCGCATCTTTGAGCTAGAAAATGGTGGTCTTCGTGAATATCAGGGAAATTATCAAGATTATCTTGCCAAAAAAGCAGAAGATGAGGAACGAGAAGCGGCTGCCAGCCATAAGGCAAAGCAACTTTATAAGAGCGAGTTGATATGGATTCGCAAATCACCACAAGCAAGAAGTACGAAACAGCAAGCGCGAATTGACCGTTTTGAAGAACTAAAAACGGCTGTAAGTAGTGACAAAACGAATGATGACAGCCTGTCAGTAAATATTGCAAGTACCAGACTTGGAAAGAAAGTGTTGAGCTTTAAGGATGCGGGTTTTTCTTATCCTAATCGTACCATTTTTGAGCATTTCAATCTGCTAGTGCAACCTCAAGCTCGGATTGGGATTGTGGGGGATAATGGTGTTGGAAAATCAACACTGCTTAATCTGATTGCAGGAGAATTACCGCTGACTTCAGGACTTTTAGAAATTGGCGAAACAGTGAAAATTGGTTATTTCAGCCAAGAAATTCGTGGTTTGGATGAAAATAAAAGAATCATCAATTTCCTTGAAGAAGTCGCCTCAGCTGCACATAATACAAGTGGTGAGAATATTTCAATTGTGAATCTACTTGAACAGTTTTTATTTCCACGAAGCAGTCATGGAACATTGATTTCAAAACTTTCAGGTGGTGAGAAAAAACGACTTTATTTGCTTAAGATTTTACTCTTGCAACCGAACGTACTTTTGCTCGATGAACCAACGAATGACCTTGATATTGCAACCTTGACCGTACTTGAAAACTTCTTAGCTCATTTTTCTGGTAGTGTTTTGACTGTCTCACACGACCGCTATTTCCAAGACAAAGTTTCCAATGAATTGTTGGCTTTTGAAAATGGTGAAATCAACCATTATTTCGGTGCTTACAGCGATTATTTAGCTGTAATCTCGCCTAAAGGCTCGAATGTCGATGGAACTAAAGGCGCTAAAGCACCAAGTTCCAGTCGCAACTCTACTGAAAAAATTGCTGACAGCTCTGTCAAAACTGACAAAAAAGCTGTCAGTACTGACAGGAAGACAAACAGCGAAAAAACAAAACTAACCTACATGGAAAAGAAAGAATGGGAAAGCATTGAAGCTGAAATTGAGCAGTTGGAAGATCGAATCACAGCCATTGATATAGAAATGAATGAAAATGGTTCTAATACAACACTTTTACTTGATTTACAAAAAGAACGAGATATAAAGTCGAAAGAGTTAGAAACGAAATATGGCCGCTGGGAATACTTATCAGAAAGGGCAGAATCATGACAACAGCAGAACTTATTGAAAAATTATCCAAACTTCCTCAAGATGTCACAGTCAAAATCATCCAAGAAGACATGAGTGGTGAGCGTTTTTTTGATGTCAATACTGTTGAAAATCTTGCCAGAGTACGTGTGACAACAGCAGGAGTAGAAACAGTTGAAACAGTAATCATTGGAATTTAATGATGTCAAGAGCAGTAAAAATAAAAACACTAATTATTAGTGTTTTTTTCGTAAAAAATTAAATTTCCCTTTAAAGTGTTTCAAAGCAAGATAGCGTTCACGCGCTTTATGCATGGCTTGATAACGCTTAGGATCTTTCTTATAAAACTGTTGATGATAATCTTCAGCTGGCCAAAAAGTCTTAGCATCTTCAATCGGCACAACGATAGGTTTTTCCCAAATTCCAGACTCGGCTAGTAACTGTTTGCTCGTTTCTGCAATCTCACGTTGCACCTCATTTTCAACAAAAATCACGGGACGATAATTATCTCCACGATCATAAATCTGCCCTTGTTCATCTGTTGGGTCAATCAACGTCCAATAAAGTTCAACTAATTCTTTATAAGTAATCACTGCATTATCAAATAAAATTTCAACGGCTTCTGTATGCCCAGTATATTTTCCAGAAACTTGGTCATAAGTTGGGTCATCCACATGTCCACCTGTGTAGCCACTTGTCACAGACAAAATACCCGAACGTTGTTCAAAAGGCTCAACCATGCACCAAAAACAACCTCCAGTAAAAATTGCACGCTCTGTACTCATATTTGTACCTCCCAAAAGAGTTATAAGCTCATTATATCACGGAAAATGCCCGCTCGTGCTATAATGAGCTCATGGAAAAAAATGCAGAAAAGCAAGAGTTGCTCAATGAACTTTATAATCTCATCTTAGATAAACATATTCGTGATTGGGAGCGTAAGCAACTCATTGATATGAAAAATAATTTAGCAAATCAAGAACGATTTACGGATGAATTATCACGTTTAGAAATTGCCCTTCGCCCTCTAGCCTTACGGCATAATTTAACTCCAAAGATGACAGTTTTCTATGAAAAAATAACAAGTTCCAAACTTTTTGGGCGTGGTGTTGGTGGTATTTTTTAGCAGTCCTGAACAGATAAGATAATAAAAAATCATTTTATCAACCACTAAAGTGCTAAGAACCTAGAGCATGAGAAAAGACAAAATGGAACCTGCTCTACGAGCAGAACCACATTTTTCTATTTCTCTACGCTTCTTGACGGCGTTACTCACATCTTGTTATAATTAGAGAAGAAAAAGTAGGAAAAGGAAAAATTTATGACGTATGCAGACCAAATCTTCAAACAAAATATCGAAAATATCTTAGAAAACGGCGTTTTTTCAGAAAATGCACGTCCAAAATATAAAGATGGAAAAACTGCTAATAGTAAATATATTACAGGTTCTTTCGTGACTTACGATTTACAAAAAGGACAATTTCCTATCACTACGCTCCGTCGTATTCCTATAAAAACGGCGATTAAAGAATTAATGTGGATTTACCAAGACCAAACAAGTCGTCTTGATATTCTTGAAGATAAATATGGTGTCAAGTATTGGGGAGAATGGGAGATTGGTGATGGTACGATAGGGCAACGCTATGGTGCAACGGTCAAAAAACATGATATTATCACTAAGCTTCTCGCAGGTTTAGAAAAAAATCCTTGGAATCGAAGAAATATTATCAACCTTTGGCAATATGAAGACTTTGAAGAAACAGAAGGGCTGCTTCCTTGTGCTTTCCAGACCATGTTTGATGTTCGCCGCGAGGCCGATGGAGAGATTTACCTTGATGCAACACTCGTCCAACGCAGCAACGATATGCTCGTCGCCCACCATATCAATGCGATGCAATATGTTGCTTTGCAAATGATGATTGCCAAACATTTTTCATGGAAAGTTGGAAAGTTCTTCTATTTTGTCAATAATCTGCATATTTATGATAATCAATTTGAACAAGCGAGAGAACTCCTCAGCCGTACAGCTTCCGATAAAGAACCTTACCTCCTGTTGAATGTTCCAGATGGAACAAACTTTTTTGACATTAAGCCAGAAGATTTTGAACTGGTCAATTATGAACCTGTCAAACCTCAATTAAAATTTGATTTGGCGATTTGAATCTTCTTTAGAAAATAAAAAATTACTAGGGATGTGTTTTTAATATCATTTCTTACAAAAAATAAAAAGTTGTTGATTAATTAATCAACAACTTTTTATTTTACAAATTTAAGTCAGATATAAATGGATAGAATAAAAATGACAACGTTTACACTGAAAATTATACAAAAATTGTAGGAAAAATCATAAATGAAAACGTATACTTAAAAACAGATATATCAGTTCTACTCAAAGGGGTACCTCTTTCTCTTTTATCTACAAGAGAAATCTAGAAAGACTCATTTCATGAAAACATCATTATTTATTCCTTATCTCTTGCGAGATGGTGCAGTTTTACAAAGAAATGCCATTAATCATTTTTGGGGATATACTGCATCGAACAAATTTATTAGCTTAACTTATGAAAATTTCTTTGAAAAAGTTTCAGCAGATAAATATGGTTATTTTATCTTTGAGCTTCCTGCGCATGAGGCAAGTTCAAATCTTGATTTTACGATACAGATAGATCGTGAAAAGTGGGTAATTAGAGATATTTCTTTTGGAGATGTCTTTCTATTAAGTGGTCAGTCAAATATGCAACTTCCGATGGACCGCTTAAAGATGCTTTATCCAGATGAAGTTTCTAAAGCGAACAACCCCCATATTCATTTTTTTGAAGTGCCCGAATCTCCTGTTTTTAAAGAAAAAAGGAAAGAACTTGAATCAGGAGTCTGGTATAGAGCTATTGGAGAGGATTTAAAAAGACTATCTGGGATTGCCTATTTCTTTGCTAAGGAAAAATATAAAAAGGACGGGATTCCTATTGGTCTAATATTAGCTGCAGTTGGAGGAAGTCCGATTAATAGTTGGATGAGTGAATTGACGCTTAAAACATTAAATTCTCTACCAATATATTATTCTTCATTGAAAGATGAAACCTTTCTCAAATACCGTACAACTCTTGATGAAGAGTATCAAACTGGCTACCAGAAGATGTGTGAGCAAACAGATAGGGGCTTATTAGAAAATTGGAAAACGGTTACGTTTGATGATAGTGAGTGGGAAGAAGTTGAGCTTAATAAACAATGGTTACAAAAATATAGAACGCCAGGTTGTATCTGGTTACGCAAAAAAATCGTGTTACCTAAAACATTTGTAGGCAAAACTGCTCAACTCTACCTAGGAACAATGAAAGATGCAGATGAAGTTTTTGTCAATGGAAAGTTAGTTGGTAATACTGAATATCAGTATCCACCACGGATTTATGAACTGACAGAACTTTCATCAGTACTGACCATTGTTATCCGAGTAAAAATTTATCAATCTTTAGGTGGGATAACACTGACAAAAAACCACTGTTTACTGACAGAAACACAGTCATTAGATTTGGATAATTTTGGTCATTGGAAGATCAAGCGTGGGAATCATCTTCCAGAACGTGTTCCGCAATATTTTCCTCAATGGGAGGCAAGTGGACTTTTCAATGGGATGATTGCTCCGTTAAAGCATACGCGCTTTTCAGCAATTCTTTGGTATCAAGGTGAGAGTGATACGGTTTCAGCCAATAATTATGGTTTAAGATTTTGCAAATTAATACAAGAGTGGCGCAAGATTTTTTCAGATTCAGAACTCCCTTTTCTCTTTGTTCAACTTCCTAACTATGCTTTGGAGCCAGAAAATGATTGGGCAAGATTACGTGAAGAACAAAAGAAAGCTCTAGTATTAGATAAGACGGCTATGGTTGTATCAGTTGGAGATGGTGAGGATGATGACCTTCATCCTCTCAATAAGGAGGTCATTGCAAAACATCTTTTTCAATCCTATCAAAAGATAGAAAAATATCCTCATGGTTATTGTAATGGTCCTCTAGCTCTTCAAGCTTATCAGTATAAAGATCAAATCGTCATTGAATTTCAAACTTTTGGAAAGCATCTAAAAATCAATCACCAACTTGAACTCAAACTCATAGAAAATGAGAAAGTGTATCAGTTAACAAACATTGAACTAAGTGAAAATGAAGTCAGAATACGTCTTCCATCAACATTAGAGTTGACTCATACAAGTTTAATTAGATACAACTGGACTAACCATCCAAAACCATTCATTACAGATGAAGCAGGCAATGCAGCTTCGCCATTTGAACTAAAAATTAGCTAAAAAAATATTGGAGAATATACCTAATGAAATTTAACTTTAAACAAAATTGGAAAAAAGTCGCTCTCGGAGGGACAGCACTACTTGCGGTAGCTACACTTGCAGCATGTGGCAGTGGTGCCTCAGCAAGTAAAGCAAATGCAAAAGCAAATCTAAGCTTTTGGTGGTGGGGCTCAGCAGACCGTAACACTGCGACTCAAAAACAAATTGATAATTTTCAAAAAAGCAATCCTAATATCACTGTAAAAGGTCGCCCAACAGGATTTGGAAATTTAGATCAGGTCTTTGCTACTCAATACGCAGGTGGGACATCAGCTGATGTTTTAACTTTACTCTACAATTGGGTGCCAATGTACGGTCAAAATGGAGGATTTTATGATTTAAGTAAAATCAAAAGTCTTGATTTAAAAGATAATTATGATGCGAGTTTCTTGAAATTTGGTCAAGTCGATGGTAAACAAGTTGCAGTTCCCTATGGTCAAAATGTAATGGTAATGTGGGTTAACAAAACAGTTTATGAAAAATTTGGTGTAGATGTCTCAAAACTTCACACTTGGCAAGATTATATTAATGCTGCTAAAAAATTCCCTAAAGGTTATTACCCATTATGCTCTCCAACTTGGAATTTTATGCCGACAATCTATCTTCAACAACTTACAGGAAAAACAGAATTTGATGCTAAGGGTAATCTGAACTGGTCAGAAAATGACATTGAACAAGCTGTTTCTTGGTATTATAGTCTAGTTAAAGATGGTGTTATGGTTCCAGCAGATAACTATATTGCAAACGTTGGTTCAGACCCAGTTAGCTTAGCAAATAATAAAATGGAACTCAATGGTAATTACGCAGGTGGCGTAGGATGGAATGCAGGACTGCAAGCTGACCACGATGCGCTTGCTGCTAAGGGCGATGATATGGAGATTGTTCCATATCCAGTGATTGATAACGCAAAAGGAGCTAATATCCTCTCTAAACCATCACTTTTACTTGCAATTAAGAAAGATGAAAAGAATCCAGAGCAGGCTGGAAAATATTTGAATGATTTTCTCAATGGAAAGAAAGCGAATCAAATTTTGGGAACGACTCGTGGTGTCCCAGCATCAAAATCAGCAGTAAAAGCGCTCACGGATAATGGACAATTAACAGGTTTTGCAAAATCAGCATATGAAGCAGGCTTAAATGTCAAGACAATGAACGAAACACCTTTCTATGAAGATGGTACATTGACTCAAATCTGGACTCAACAAGCTCAGGCTGTAGAGTTAGGTAAACAAGATGTAAAAACTGCCGCTAAAAATATTTATACTCAAACAAAAGCTCAAGCAGCTAAATTAGCGGTGCAGTACAAACTTACTAAGTAAAAAAGACCAGAGAAAAGTCACTCCTAAGGCTTTTCTCTAGGATTTTTAAGCAATCCAATGAGAGTTGGATCGCTCAGTGCTATTGAAGTGATTATTTCAATAGTACTAAGCAATTCATCACTCTACTATTATTAAAATTAAAGAAAGGAATTCCATGAAAAATCATAAGATTGGATTACTTTATATTGCACCCTGGATTATCGGATTTTTGGTTTTGACGATTTGGCCAATTATCATGTCCTTCTATTACTCGTTGACAGATTATAATATGATTACTACACCAAGCTTTATCGGTTTTAAAAATTATACGAGTCTTTTTCAATCATCACTTGTAAATCCGAATAGTTTTACCGTTTCACTGAGAGCTACAATCATCTATGTTATTTTTTCAGTACCTCTGCAGCTCGTTTTTGCGTTATTTGTCGCCTTTGTACTAAATTTCAAAATCAAAGGAATTTCATTTTTCCGTACGGCCTATTACATCCCATCAATTCTTGGGGGAAATGTCGCGGTTGGAATTCTTTGGCGTTTTATGTTTAATCCAACGGGACTTGTGAATACTTTTCTTGGTACATTCGGTATTCATTCTGTGGACTGGTTATCAACAACGGCAGGTGCAATGTTTAGCATTGTATTACTGAAAGTTTGGCAATTTGGTTCATCTATGCTGATTTTTTTAGCCGCTTTAAAGAATTTACCACCAGATTTATATGAGGTAGCAAGTCTTGAAGGGGCAAGCAAACTTAAACAATTTTTTAAAATTACAATTCCGTTGATTACACCTTCTATTTTCTTCAATTTGGTAATGCAAATCAGTAATGCTTTCCAAGAGTTTAATGGTCCTTATCTGGTAACACAAGGTGGTCCGCTACAAACTACAAATTTAGCGTCACTATTCATTTATCAACAAGCGTTTCAACGATACAATATGGGCTATGCGAGTGCAGCAAGTTGGGTTTTATTTGCGATTATTGTAAGCATTACAATTATTTTGTTTGCTACTCAAAGATTTTGGGTTTACTATTCTGATGGAGGTAATGACTAATGGAAAAGATTACAGGTGGATACCATACAAAAATAAAAACTCGGCAACGTTTGGGTAATATTTCAAGATATGTGATTTTGACACTCTTTGCTATTATCATGATTTATCCTCTATTATGGCTAATTGGTGCAACTTTCAAGACCAACGCTGAAATTTTTACACAAGTTAGCTTCATTCCAAGAAGGATTGATTTTACTCCTTATATCAAAGGGTGGACATCACCAGGTGCTGGTACCAATACTTTTACGACCTATTATATCAATACATTTTTGTATGTTATTCCAAAAGTAGTTTTTACAGCACTTTCAGCGACAATCGTAGGCTATGGTTTTGCTCGTTTTGAATTTCCATTTAAGAAAATATTTTTTGCTCTTTTAATGGCAACAATGTTTTTACCAGCAGTTGTAACGCAAATTCCACTTTATCTGTTATTTAAACAAGTAGGACTGCTTGACTCTTATGCACCATTAATCATACCAGCGGCTTTAGCACAACAGCCTTTCTTTGTATTTTTGATGATTCAATTTATCCGTTCAATCCCTAGAGATTTTGATGAAGCGGCAACAATTGATGGATGTGGTTCATTTGGGATTCTATGGCGAATTTTACTCCCTTCTCTCAAACCAGCGATTATGTCTTGTGTAATCTTCCAGTTTGTATGGAGTTTTAGTGACTTCTTGGGACCTTTGATTTATATTACATCTCCTGAGAAATATCCTGTTTCTATTGCGTTACAGTTAAACACAGATACTTCATCAGGAGTTGTACCTTGGAATCAAATTTTTGCAATGTCGGTTATCTCGCTACTTCCTGCAATTATTTTGTTCTTTAGCGCACAAAGATATTTTGTTGAAGGAGTTACTTCCTCAGGAATAAAGGGTTAGTTCAAATGAAAAAGAATTTTAAGTGGAGCTTTAACATTATCACAGATTGGACCGTTCTTGGAGTTAATTGGTTTTATAAGTTAATCGTGCAAAATTTATATTTTGTTTTGTCTAACTTATTATTTATTGCTATGTTATTTGTTTTTCAACTCACTTTAAATAATTTCCCCTTGTTTATCATACCCATTTTTTTATTTTATGTGAGTTTGGCTACACAGTTTAAGATGATAGAGCAAGGAGGGCAAGAAGAAAACGGAATATCATTTGGAAGTTATCGGAAATATTACCAAAAAATGATTAAGAAGAATTGGAAAACTTTTCTGTTTTATACTTTTCTTACCTCATTCATCATTTTTGAAGTAAAAGTGCTTTGGATGGCACAAAAGGGTTTATTACTCATTCCTTTATTAATTACAGCTAGTTTTTTAGCAAGTGGTATGTTCTTTGTTTTTCTTCTTTC contains:
- a CDS encoding thymidylate synthase — protein: MTYADQIFKQNIENILENGVFSENARPKYKDGKTANSKYITGSFVTYDLQKGQFPITTLRRIPIKTAIKELMWIYQDQTSRLDILEDKYGVKYWGEWEIGDGTIGQRYGATVKKHDIITKLLAGLEKNPWNRRNIINLWQYEDFEETEGLLPCAFQTMFDVRREADGEIYLDATLVQRSNDMLVAHHINAMQYVALQMMIAKHFSWKVGKFFYFVNNLHIYDNQFEQARELLSRTASDKEPYLLLNVPDGTNFFDIKPEDFELVNYEPVKPQLKFDLAI
- a CDS encoding sialate O-acetylesterase, producing MKTSLFIPYLLRDGAVLQRNAINHFWGYTASNKFISLTYENFFEKVSADKYGYFIFELPAHEASSNLDFTIQIDREKWVIRDISFGDVFLLSGQSNMQLPMDRLKMLYPDEVSKANNPHIHFFEVPESPVFKEKRKELESGVWYRAIGEDLKRLSGIAYFFAKEKYKKDGIPIGLILAAVGGSPINSWMSELTLKTLNSLPIYYSSLKDETFLKYRTTLDEEYQTGYQKMCEQTDRGLLENWKTVTFDDSEWEEVELNKQWLQKYRTPGCIWLRKKIVLPKTFVGKTAQLYLGTMKDADEVFVNGKLVGNTEYQYPPRIYELTELSSVLTIVIRVKIYQSLGGITLTKNHCLLTETQSLDLDNFGHWKIKRGNHLPERVPQYFPQWEASGLFNGMIAPLKHTRFSAILWYQGESDTVSANNYGLRFCKLIQEWRKIFSDSELPFLFVQLPNYALEPENDWARLREEQKKALVLDKTAMVVSVGDGEDDDLHPLNKEVIAKHLFQSYQKIEKYPHGYCNGPLALQAYQYKDQIVIEFQTFGKHLKINHQLELKLIENEKVYQLTNIELSENEVRIRLPSTLELTHTSLIRYNWTNHPKPFITDEAGNAASPFELKIS
- a CDS encoding ABC transporter substrate-binding protein — translated: MKFNFKQNWKKVALGGTALLAVATLAACGSGASASKANAKANLSFWWWGSADRNTATQKQIDNFQKSNPNITVKGRPTGFGNLDQVFATQYAGGTSADVLTLLYNWVPMYGQNGGFYDLSKIKSLDLKDNYDASFLKFGQVDGKQVAVPYGQNVMVMWVNKTVYEKFGVDVSKLHTWQDYINAAKKFPKGYYPLCSPTWNFMPTIYLQQLTGKTEFDAKGNLNWSENDIEQAVSWYYSLVKDGVMVPADNYIANVGSDPVSLANNKMELNGNYAGGVGWNAGLQADHDALAAKGDDMEIVPYPVIDNAKGANILSKPSLLLAIKKDEKNPEQAGKYLNDFLNGKKANQILGTTRGVPASKSAVKALTDNGQLTGFAKSAYEAGLNVKTMNETPFYEDGTLTQIWTQQAQAVELGKQDVKTAAKNIYTQTKAQAAKLAVQYKLTK
- a CDS encoding bacteriocin immunity protein, whose amino-acid sequence is MEKNAEKQELLNELYNLILDKHIRDWERKQLIDMKNNLANQERFTDELSRLEIALRPLALRHNLTPKMTVFYEKITSSKLFGRGVGGIF
- the msrA gene encoding peptide-methionine (S)-S-oxide reductase MsrA, which produces MSTERAIFTGGCFWCMVEPFEQRSGILSVTSGYTGGHVDDPTYDQVSGKYTGHTEAVEILFDNAVITYKELVELYWTLIDPTDEQGQIYDRGDNYRPVIFVENEVQREIAETSKQLLAESGIWEKPIVVPIEDAKTFWPAEDYHQQFYKKDPKRYQAMHKARERYLALKHFKGKFNFLRKKH
- a CDS encoding carbohydrate ABC transporter permease codes for the protein MEKITGGYHTKIKTRQRLGNISRYVILTLFAIIMIYPLLWLIGATFKTNAEIFTQVSFIPRRIDFTPYIKGWTSPGAGTNTFTTYYINTFLYVIPKVVFTALSATIVGYGFARFEFPFKKIFFALLMATMFLPAVVTQIPLYLLFKQVGLLDSYAPLIIPAALAQQPFFVFLMIQFIRSIPRDFDEAATIDGCGSFGILWRILLPSLKPAIMSCVIFQFVWSFSDFLGPLIYITSPEKYPVSIALQLNTDTSSGVVPWNQIFAMSVISLLPAIILFFSAQRYFVEGVTSSGIKG
- a CDS encoding ABC-F family ATP-binding cassette domain-containing protein — translated: MADFIAQNLTKSVGDKTVFDKVNFIIHDLDRIGLLGINGTGKTTLLNVISGSSGFDGDVSPFEHPQNYKITYLTQEPDFDDDATILDAVLDDQLPQMRVIKAYEQALNDLSVLTESQEALSKLTKVQAEMDALNSWRVEADVKMVLSKLNLPEPTSRIGTLSGGQKRRVQLAQALVNASDLLLLDEPTNHLDVETIAWLQNYLKNAKRTVLFVTHDRYFLDNVATRIFELENGGLREYQGNYQDYLAKKAEDEEREAAASHKAKQLYKSELIWIRKSPQARSTKQQARIDRFEELKTAVSSDKTNDDSLSVNIASTRLGKKVLSFKDAGFSYPNRTIFEHFNLLVQPQARIGIVGDNGVGKSTLLNLIAGELPLTSGLLEIGETVKIGYFSQEIRGLDENKRIINFLEEVASAAHNTSGENISIVNLLEQFLFPRSSHGTLISKLSGGEKKRLYLLKILLLQPNVLLLDEPTNDLDIATLTVLENFLAHFSGSVLTVSHDRYFQDKVSNELLAFENGEINHYFGAYSDYLAVISPKGSNVDGTKGAKAPSSSRNSTEKIADSSVKTDKKAVSTDRKTNSEKTKLTYMEKKEWESIEAEIEQLEDRITAIDIEMNENGSNTTLLLDLQKERDIKSKELETKYGRWEYLSERAES
- a CDS encoding carbohydrate ABC transporter permease, which encodes MKNHKIGLLYIAPWIIGFLVLTIWPIIMSFYYSLTDYNMITTPSFIGFKNYTSLFQSSLVNPNSFTVSLRATIIYVIFSVPLQLVFALFVAFVLNFKIKGISFFRTAYYIPSILGGNVAVGILWRFMFNPTGLVNTFLGTFGIHSVDWLSTTAGAMFSIVLLKVWQFGSSMLIFLAALKNLPPDLYEVASLEGASKLKQFFKITIPLITPSIFFNLVMQISNAFQEFNGPYLVTQGGPLQTTNLASLFIYQQAFQRYNMGYASAASWVLFAIIVSITIILFATQRFWVYYSDGGND